In Bacteroidales bacterium, the following are encoded in one genomic region:
- a CDS encoding 30S ribosomal protein S20 — MANHKSSIKRIRETETRRLHNRYYAKTMRNAVRKLRATTEKEEAATLLVKVTSMLDKLAKKNVIHKNKAANLKSKLALKVNKL, encoded by the coding sequence ATGGCAAACCATAAATCTTCAATCAAAAGAATCCGCGAGACAGAAACTCGCCGTTTGCATAATAGATATTATGCAAAAACAATGCGTAATGCAGTTCGCAAATTACGCGCTACAACAGAGAAAGAGGAGGCTGCAACTCTTCTAGTGAAAGTAACTTCAATGCTTGATAAATTAGCAAAGAAAAACGTTATTCACAAAAACAAAGCAGCTAACTTAAAATCAAAATTAGCTCTTAAAGTTAATAAACTATAA